From the genome of Lotus japonicus ecotype B-129 chromosome 6, LjGifu_v1.2, one region includes:
- the LOC130721964 gene encoding uncharacterized protein LOC130721964 isoform X2, translated as MTSTSSSQVPSAVSLLKPIEVEGRTFVPEPPNEEEKIKIWNSQVLIPFSIGDKLHAYLGPYQTTFPRNASAFFPSPLPDEKILAFRDSYNLSFLGDPPRAFRSSPPVKTNPYIEWLNKVEKVKGDFWKTLGIFDIIQLSRSKIVYHPAMLASSFFFWERSTNTFHTPQGMITPTLLDVAAIAGLRPTGSSFTFDRPVKKEIKLDYNHLTYKSFILRNHDKTSANVSDSEHVAFLLFWLSAFFLCSKSLQVPQKFVLLAQLLHEGTDVCLGKVLLGELYLSLSQAITSLQKPSGAEKNILFAGPLWFLQLWLNAIFETKLSTPSPQNVSTSIAAFRLNCLTPSKDKVDPETTFREFFTAFMEMTSFTPDLAPFAAPTTGPKWLVRPFPCESPGEQLESISIWREFFRPQVLPLGFKKSEVNVLGYQPQLVARQFGLCQIVPIPLFSKKDAICNEGFCDKDVDSFYEALNYYDKKTSALRLEPLSFEPSFYCTKEFEVWWSTYYKSIQTTLGVCIGKMTEALQSVQKKATKKTRGMLIKEIQSFQRFFKTVYLPGRLNLTLSEAAEVLKEKVKAKVLKIKLFPPFVDKYVYTLRHYCPKFPAFPTSDMALALPVIYPKWLDHFTYKCFIQSLLPLPKRVTSTKYFLHNYPGHIHINSCHVQVLTQIHQAEPIPKVPCKEDEGSDNSTGIPVQQKNVPKARKRGSQSSTSDARKKIRISSEKDDSERTLVDPIPEDENISSKTVDPDEAAQDNANSKASDINEENPPISSAKKRAGAEPNQEEQQAETDQEDSGSSQSESSGASSPTKTQQEQDNSSQPKPPPQDLGASAEKSDTDEDRQPIPSPIAKVSKTQEKALEVSSPVAGKKSPQSIPIEDFDALAMDDPVLALEQLISGQVSLSTSRSQESSMQNEGTSTLNTATTMINKLRSLTFEQDLFSALNSNPNLGREIKQLIADLGNEDLTDQQEKGIQELQEFLDESLSTLDQAKLVGQDLASKFTECTQAAESFDQAKTEVDSIKLLEEADSMQLNEILKQIAELQQQEKSLKANLAKFKKQKTEVAAKAISHVKDKNRLEGEISELQNKKAKVDKRLKKLKGRYAPMKATPPF; from the exons atgacttccacaTCCTCTTCTCAGGTTCCGTCTGCGGTTTCTCTTTTAAAACCCATTGAAGTTGAAGGGAGGACCTTTGTTCCAGAACCtcccaatgaagaagaaaagattaAGATCTGGAATTCCCAGGTACTTATTCCCTTCTCCATTGGTGATAAGTTGCATGCATATCTAGGACCTTACCAAACTACTTTCCCAAGAAATGCATCTGCATTCTTTCCTTCACCTTTACCTGATGAGAAAATCTTGGCCTTTAGGGATTCCTACAATCTGTCCTTTTTAGGTGACCCCCCTCGAGCTTTCCGTTCTTCACCTCCAGTGAAAACGAATCCCTACATTGAATGGTTAAACAAAGTCGAGAAAGTGAAAGGAGATTTCTGGAAAACTTTAGGGATTTTTGACATAATCCAATTATCTAGGTCGAAAATTGTCTACCATCCAGCAATGTTAGccagttctttcttcttttgggaGCGTTCGACCAATACCTTTCATACTCCTCAGGGAATGATTACCCCTACTCTCTTAGATGTAGCTGCTATTGCCGGTCTTCGACCTACAGGTTCTTCTTTTACATTCGACCGGCCTGTTAAGAAAGAAATCAAATTAGACTATAACCATCTAACTTACAAAAGCTTCATTCTGAGAAACCACGACAAGACCTCTGCAAATGTTTCCGACTCGGAACATGTAGCTTTCTTGTTGTTCTGGCTTTCTGCTTTCTTCCTTTGTTCCAAGTCTCTTCAAGTTCCTCAGAAATTTGTGCTTCTTGCTCAACTTCTGCACGAAGGTACCGACGTCTGTTTAGGTAAAGTTTTATTAGGCGAACTTTACCTTTCTTTGAGTCAAGCCATCACTTCTCTTCAGAAGCCCTCTGGAGCCGAGAAAAACATCCTTTTTGCTGGACCTCTAtggtttcttcaactttggctaAATGCCATATTTGAGACCAAACTCTCAACTCCAAGTCCACAAAATGTCTCGACTTCTATTGCTGCTTTTCGACTTAATTGCTTGACTCCTTCCAAAGATAAAGTCGATCCAGAAACCACTTTCCGTGAGTTTTTTACTGCTTTTATGGAAATGACCTCTTTTACTCCCGACCTTGCTCCATTTGCTGCTCCAACTACTGGTCCCAAATGGCTTGTCCGACCTTTCCCATGCGAATCTCCGGGCGAACAACTTGAAAGTATTAGCATCTGGAGGGAATTTTTCCGACCTCAAGTTCTTCCCCTTGGTTTCAAAAAATCTGAGGTGAACGTGTTGGGTTACCAGCCTCAGCTTGTGGCTAGACAATTCGGCCTATGTCAAATCGTTCCTATCCCTCTTTTCTCAAAAAAGGATGCCATTTGCAACGAAGGGTTTTGCGACAAAGATGTCGACTCTTTTTATGAAGCCCTCAACTATTATGACAAAAAGACGTCTGCTCTTCGTCTTGAACCTCTGTCTTTCGAACCATCCTTTTATTGCACTAAAGAATTTGAAGTTTGGTGGTCGACCTACTACAAGTCTATTCAGACCACCTTAGGAGTTTGTATTGGAAAGATGACTGAAGCTCTTCAATCTGTGCAGAAAAAGGCTACAAAGAAAACTCGAGGTATgctcatcaaagaaatccagtcATTTCAGAGATTCTTCAAAACTGTTTATCTTCCAGGTCGATTGAATTTAACCCTTTCGGAAGCGGCggaagttttaaaagaaaaggtcaaagccaaagttttaaaaattaaactttttcCCCCTTTTGTGGATAAATATGTTTACACTCTTCGACATTATTGTCCAAAATTTCCAGCTTTTCCTACCAGTGACATGGCTTTGGCTTTACCTGTTATTTACCCAAAGTGGCTCGACCATTTTACATACAAATGTTTTATACAAAGTCTTTTACCACTTCCGAAAAGGGTTACTTCGACTAAATATTTCTTGCACAACTACCCCGGACACATTCATATTAACTCATGTCACGTCCAAGTCCTTACACAAATTCATCAAG CCGAACCAATACCCAAGGTTCCATGTAAGGAAGACGAAGGTTCCGACAATTCAACAGGCATTCCAGTTCAACAAAAGAACGTCCCTAAG GCTCGAAAGAGAGGTTCTCAAAGCTCGACTTCGGATGCTcgaaagaaaataagaatttcGTCCGAAAAGGACGACTCAGAAAGAACTTTG GTAGACCCAATTCCTGAAGACGAGAACATTTCTTCCAAGACTGTCGATCCAGATGAAGCTGCACAAGACAATGCTAACTCTAAAGCCTCGGACATTAACGAAGAGAATCCACCGATCTCTTCTGCAAAGAAACGTGCCGGGGCTGAGCCGAATCAAGAGGAGCAACAAGCAGAAACTGACCAAGAAGATTCTGGCTCCTCTCAAAGCGAAAGTTCGGGAGCTTCTTCTCCGACCAAAACTCAGCAAGAACAA GACAATTCCTCGCAACCAAAGCCCCCTCCTCAA GACCTTGGTGCTTCGGCCGAAAAGTCAGATACTGATGAAGACCGTCAGCCTATCCCTTCACCCATTGCCAAAGTTTCGAAGACCCAAGAAAAAGCCCTTGAGGTTTCGAGCCCTGTTGCTGGCAAGAAATCTCCTCAGTCCATTCCTATCGAAGACTTTGACGCTCTTGCTATGGATGACCCAGTATTAGCCCTTGAGCAACTCATCAGCGGTCAAGTCTCTCTTAGCACCAGTCGAAGCCAAGAATCATCTATGCAAAACGAAGGCACAAGCACTCTGAACACTGCCACCACCATGATCAACAAGCTGCGATCTCTTACGTTTGAGCAAGATCTATTCTCTGCCCTCAACTCGAATCCTAACTTAGGCCGAGAAATTAAGCAACTTATCGCTGACCTTGGCAATGAGGACCTCACTGATCAACAAGAAAAGGGCATTCAAGAATTACAAGAGTTTCTTGACGAATCACTCTCGACCCTTGATCAAGCCAAACTTGTCGGTCAAGACTTAGCCTCCAAATTCACTGAGTGCACACAAGCAGCTGAATCATTCGACCAAGCTAAAACCGAAGTGGATTCCATCAAATTACTCGAAGAAGCTGACTCGATGCAACTGAATGAAATTTTGAAACAGATTGCCGAACTTCAACAACAGGAAAAATCCCTCAAAGCCAATCTGGCCAAGTTCAAGAAACAAAAAACCGAAGTTGCTGCCAAGGCCATTTCTCACGTGAAAGACAAGAATCGGCTTGAAGGCGAAATTTCTGAGCTTCAAAACAAGAAGGCGAAGGTTGACAAGCGACTTAAGAAACTCAAGGGTCGATATGCTCCCATGAAAGCCACTCCACCATTTTAG
- the LOC130721964 gene encoding uncharacterized protein LOC130721964 isoform X1 translates to MTSTSSSQVPSAVSLLKPIEVEGRTFVPEPPNEEEKIKIWNSQVLIPFSIGDKLHAYLGPYQTTFPRNASAFFPSPLPDEKILAFRDSYNLSFLGDPPRAFRSSPPVKTNPYIEWLNKVEKVKGDFWKTLGIFDIIQLSRSKIVYHPAMLASSFFFWERSTNTFHTPQGMITPTLLDVAAIAGLRPTGSSFTFDRPVKKEIKLDYNHLTYKSFILRNHDKTSANVSDSEHVAFLLFWLSAFFLCSKSLQVPQKFVLLAQLLHEGTDVCLGKVLLGELYLSLSQAITSLQKPSGAEKNILFAGPLWFLQLWLNAIFETKLSTPSPQNVSTSIAAFRLNCLTPSKDKVDPETTFREFFTAFMEMTSFTPDLAPFAAPTTGPKWLVRPFPCESPGEQLESISIWREFFRPQVLPLGFKKSEVNVLGYQPQLVARQFGLCQIVPIPLFSKKDAICNEGFCDKDVDSFYEALNYYDKKTSALRLEPLSFEPSFYCTKEFEVWWSTYYKSIQTTLGVCIGKMTEALQSVQKKATKKTRGMLIKEIQSFQRFFKTVYLPGRLNLTLSEAAEVLKEKVKAKVLKIKLFPPFVDKYVYTLRHYCPKFPAFPTSDMALALPVIYPKWLDHFTYKCFIQSLLPLPKRVTSTKYFLHNYPGHIHINSCHVQVLTQIHQAEPIPKVPCKEDEGSDNSTGIPVQQKNVPKARKRGSQSSTSDARKKIRISSEKDDSERTLVDPIPEDENISSKTVDPDEAAQDNANSKASDINEENPPISSAKKRAGAEPNQEEQQAETDQEDSGSSQSESSGASSPTKTQQEQDNSSQPKPPPQVIHLSSNSSDSSSSDCQSLDDFLNFQPLRIQYPSGRIVSYVSSDNESFTQDLGASAEKSDTDEDRQPIPSPIAKVSKTQEKALEVSSPVAGKKSPQSIPIEDFDALAMDDPVLALEQLISGQVSLSTSRSQESSMQNEGTSTLNTATTMINKLRSLTFEQDLFSALNSNPNLGREIKQLIADLGNEDLTDQQEKGIQELQEFLDESLSTLDQAKLVGQDLASKFTECTQAAESFDQAKTEVDSIKLLEEADSMQLNEILKQIAELQQQEKSLKANLAKFKKQKTEVAAKAISHVKDKNRLEGEISELQNKKAKVDKRLKKLKGRYAPMKATPPF, encoded by the exons atgacttccacaTCCTCTTCTCAGGTTCCGTCTGCGGTTTCTCTTTTAAAACCCATTGAAGTTGAAGGGAGGACCTTTGTTCCAGAACCtcccaatgaagaagaaaagattaAGATCTGGAATTCCCAGGTACTTATTCCCTTCTCCATTGGTGATAAGTTGCATGCATATCTAGGACCTTACCAAACTACTTTCCCAAGAAATGCATCTGCATTCTTTCCTTCACCTTTACCTGATGAGAAAATCTTGGCCTTTAGGGATTCCTACAATCTGTCCTTTTTAGGTGACCCCCCTCGAGCTTTCCGTTCTTCACCTCCAGTGAAAACGAATCCCTACATTGAATGGTTAAACAAAGTCGAGAAAGTGAAAGGAGATTTCTGGAAAACTTTAGGGATTTTTGACATAATCCAATTATCTAGGTCGAAAATTGTCTACCATCCAGCAATGTTAGccagttctttcttcttttgggaGCGTTCGACCAATACCTTTCATACTCCTCAGGGAATGATTACCCCTACTCTCTTAGATGTAGCTGCTATTGCCGGTCTTCGACCTACAGGTTCTTCTTTTACATTCGACCGGCCTGTTAAGAAAGAAATCAAATTAGACTATAACCATCTAACTTACAAAAGCTTCATTCTGAGAAACCACGACAAGACCTCTGCAAATGTTTCCGACTCGGAACATGTAGCTTTCTTGTTGTTCTGGCTTTCTGCTTTCTTCCTTTGTTCCAAGTCTCTTCAAGTTCCTCAGAAATTTGTGCTTCTTGCTCAACTTCTGCACGAAGGTACCGACGTCTGTTTAGGTAAAGTTTTATTAGGCGAACTTTACCTTTCTTTGAGTCAAGCCATCACTTCTCTTCAGAAGCCCTCTGGAGCCGAGAAAAACATCCTTTTTGCTGGACCTCTAtggtttcttcaactttggctaAATGCCATATTTGAGACCAAACTCTCAACTCCAAGTCCACAAAATGTCTCGACTTCTATTGCTGCTTTTCGACTTAATTGCTTGACTCCTTCCAAAGATAAAGTCGATCCAGAAACCACTTTCCGTGAGTTTTTTACTGCTTTTATGGAAATGACCTCTTTTACTCCCGACCTTGCTCCATTTGCTGCTCCAACTACTGGTCCCAAATGGCTTGTCCGACCTTTCCCATGCGAATCTCCGGGCGAACAACTTGAAAGTATTAGCATCTGGAGGGAATTTTTCCGACCTCAAGTTCTTCCCCTTGGTTTCAAAAAATCTGAGGTGAACGTGTTGGGTTACCAGCCTCAGCTTGTGGCTAGACAATTCGGCCTATGTCAAATCGTTCCTATCCCTCTTTTCTCAAAAAAGGATGCCATTTGCAACGAAGGGTTTTGCGACAAAGATGTCGACTCTTTTTATGAAGCCCTCAACTATTATGACAAAAAGACGTCTGCTCTTCGTCTTGAACCTCTGTCTTTCGAACCATCCTTTTATTGCACTAAAGAATTTGAAGTTTGGTGGTCGACCTACTACAAGTCTATTCAGACCACCTTAGGAGTTTGTATTGGAAAGATGACTGAAGCTCTTCAATCTGTGCAGAAAAAGGCTACAAAGAAAACTCGAGGTATgctcatcaaagaaatccagtcATTTCAGAGATTCTTCAAAACTGTTTATCTTCCAGGTCGATTGAATTTAACCCTTTCGGAAGCGGCggaagttttaaaagaaaaggtcaaagccaaagttttaaaaattaaactttttcCCCCTTTTGTGGATAAATATGTTTACACTCTTCGACATTATTGTCCAAAATTTCCAGCTTTTCCTACCAGTGACATGGCTTTGGCTTTACCTGTTATTTACCCAAAGTGGCTCGACCATTTTACATACAAATGTTTTATACAAAGTCTTTTACCACTTCCGAAAAGGGTTACTTCGACTAAATATTTCTTGCACAACTACCCCGGACACATTCATATTAACTCATGTCACGTCCAAGTCCTTACACAAATTCATCAAG CCGAACCAATACCCAAGGTTCCATGTAAGGAAGACGAAGGTTCCGACAATTCAACAGGCATTCCAGTTCAACAAAAGAACGTCCCTAAG GCTCGAAAGAGAGGTTCTCAAAGCTCGACTTCGGATGCTcgaaagaaaataagaatttcGTCCGAAAAGGACGACTCAGAAAGAACTTTG GTAGACCCAATTCCTGAAGACGAGAACATTTCTTCCAAGACTGTCGATCCAGATGAAGCTGCACAAGACAATGCTAACTCTAAAGCCTCGGACATTAACGAAGAGAATCCACCGATCTCTTCTGCAAAGAAACGTGCCGGGGCTGAGCCGAATCAAGAGGAGCAACAAGCAGAAACTGACCAAGAAGATTCTGGCTCCTCTCAAAGCGAAAGTTCGGGAGCTTCTTCTCCGACCAAAACTCAGCAAGAACAA GACAATTCCTCGCAACCAAAGCCCCCTCCTCAAGTAATCCATTTGTCTTCGAACTCTTCTGATTCCAGTTCTTCTGACTGCCAAAGTCTTGATGACTTTTTAAACTTTCAACCATTACGAATTCAATATCCTTCTGGTCGAATAGTTAGTTATGTTTCATCTGACAATGAGTCCTTTACGCAGGACCTTGGTGCTTCGGCCGAAAAGTCAGATACTGATGAAGACCGTCAGCCTATCCCTTCACCCATTGCCAAAGTTTCGAAGACCCAAGAAAAAGCCCTTGAGGTTTCGAGCCCTGTTGCTGGCAAGAAATCTCCTCAGTCCATTCCTATCGAAGACTTTGACGCTCTTGCTATGGATGACCCAGTATTAGCCCTTGAGCAACTCATCAGCGGTCAAGTCTCTCTTAGCACCAGTCGAAGCCAAGAATCATCTATGCAAAACGAAGGCACAAGCACTCTGAACACTGCCACCACCATGATCAACAAGCTGCGATCTCTTACGTTTGAGCAAGATCTATTCTCTGCCCTCAACTCGAATCCTAACTTAGGCCGAGAAATTAAGCAACTTATCGCTGACCTTGGCAATGAGGACCTCACTGATCAACAAGAAAAGGGCATTCAAGAATTACAAGAGTTTCTTGACGAATCACTCTCGACCCTTGATCAAGCCAAACTTGTCGGTCAAGACTTAGCCTCCAAATTCACTGAGTGCACACAAGCAGCTGAATCATTCGACCAAGCTAAAACCGAAGTGGATTCCATCAAATTACTCGAAGAAGCTGACTCGATGCAACTGAATGAAATTTTGAAACAGATTGCCGAACTTCAACAACAGGAAAAATCCCTCAAAGCCAATCTGGCCAAGTTCAAGAAACAAAAAACCGAAGTTGCTGCCAAGGCCATTTCTCACGTGAAAGACAAGAATCGGCTTGAAGGCGAAATTTCTGAGCTTCAAAACAAGAAGGCGAAGGTTGACAAGCGACTTAAGAAACTCAAGGGTCGATATGCTCCCATGAAAGCCACTCCACCATTTTAG
- the LOC130721964 gene encoding uncharacterized protein LOC130721964 isoform X3: MTSTSSSQVPSAVSLLKPIEVEGRTFVPEPPNEEEKIKIWNSQVLIPFSIGDKLHAYLGPYQTTFPRNASAFFPSPLPDEKILAFRDSYNLSFLGDPPRAFRSSPPVKTNPYIEWLNKVEKVKGDFWKTLGIFDIIQLSRSKIVYHPAMLASSFFFWERSTNTFHTPQGMITPTLLDVAAIAGLRPTGSSFTFDRPVKKEIKLDYNHLTYKSFILRNHDKTSANVSDSEHVAFLLFWLSAFFLCSKSLQVPQKFVLLAQLLHEGTDVCLGKVLLGELYLSLSQAITSLQKPSGAEKNILFAGPLWFLQLWLNAIFETKLSTPSPQNVSTSIAAFRLNCLTPSKDKVDPETTFREFFTAFMEMTSFTPDLAPFAAPTTGPKWLVRPFPCESPGEQLESISIWREFFRPQVLPLGFKKSEVNVLGYQPQLVARQFGLCQIVPIPLFSKKDAICNEGFCDKDVDSFYEALNYYDKKTSALRLEPLSFEPSFYCTKEFEVWWSTYYKSIQTTLGVCIGKMTEALQSVQKKATKKTRAEPIPKVPCKEDEGSDNSTGIPVQQKNVPKARKRGSQSSTSDARKKIRISSEKDDSERTLVDPIPEDENISSKTVDPDEAAQDNANSKASDINEENPPISSAKKRAGAEPNQEEQQAETDQEDSGSSQSESSGASSPTKTQQEQDNSSQPKPPPQVIHLSSNSSDSSSSDCQSLDDFLNFQPLRIQYPSGRIVSYVSSDNESFTQDLGASAEKSDTDEDRQPIPSPIAKVSKTQEKALEVSSPVAGKKSPQSIPIEDFDALAMDDPVLALEQLISGQVSLSTSRSQESSMQNEGTSTLNTATTMINKLRSLTFEQDLFSALNSNPNLGREIKQLIADLGNEDLTDQQEKGIQELQEFLDESLSTLDQAKLVGQDLASKFTECTQAAESFDQAKTEVDSIKLLEEADSMQLNEILKQIAELQQQEKSLKANLAKFKKQKTEVAAKAISHVKDKNRLEGEISELQNKKAKVDKRLKKLKGRYAPMKATPPF; this comes from the exons atgacttccacaTCCTCTTCTCAGGTTCCGTCTGCGGTTTCTCTTTTAAAACCCATTGAAGTTGAAGGGAGGACCTTTGTTCCAGAACCtcccaatgaagaagaaaagattaAGATCTGGAATTCCCAGGTACTTATTCCCTTCTCCATTGGTGATAAGTTGCATGCATATCTAGGACCTTACCAAACTACTTTCCCAAGAAATGCATCTGCATTCTTTCCTTCACCTTTACCTGATGAGAAAATCTTGGCCTTTAGGGATTCCTACAATCTGTCCTTTTTAGGTGACCCCCCTCGAGCTTTCCGTTCTTCACCTCCAGTGAAAACGAATCCCTACATTGAATGGTTAAACAAAGTCGAGAAAGTGAAAGGAGATTTCTGGAAAACTTTAGGGATTTTTGACATAATCCAATTATCTAGGTCGAAAATTGTCTACCATCCAGCAATGTTAGccagttctttcttcttttgggaGCGTTCGACCAATACCTTTCATACTCCTCAGGGAATGATTACCCCTACTCTCTTAGATGTAGCTGCTATTGCCGGTCTTCGACCTACAGGTTCTTCTTTTACATTCGACCGGCCTGTTAAGAAAGAAATCAAATTAGACTATAACCATCTAACTTACAAAAGCTTCATTCTGAGAAACCACGACAAGACCTCTGCAAATGTTTCCGACTCGGAACATGTAGCTTTCTTGTTGTTCTGGCTTTCTGCTTTCTTCCTTTGTTCCAAGTCTCTTCAAGTTCCTCAGAAATTTGTGCTTCTTGCTCAACTTCTGCACGAAGGTACCGACGTCTGTTTAGGTAAAGTTTTATTAGGCGAACTTTACCTTTCTTTGAGTCAAGCCATCACTTCTCTTCAGAAGCCCTCTGGAGCCGAGAAAAACATCCTTTTTGCTGGACCTCTAtggtttcttcaactttggctaAATGCCATATTTGAGACCAAACTCTCAACTCCAAGTCCACAAAATGTCTCGACTTCTATTGCTGCTTTTCGACTTAATTGCTTGACTCCTTCCAAAGATAAAGTCGATCCAGAAACCACTTTCCGTGAGTTTTTTACTGCTTTTATGGAAATGACCTCTTTTACTCCCGACCTTGCTCCATTTGCTGCTCCAACTACTGGTCCCAAATGGCTTGTCCGACCTTTCCCATGCGAATCTCCGGGCGAACAACTTGAAAGTATTAGCATCTGGAGGGAATTTTTCCGACCTCAAGTTCTTCCCCTTGGTTTCAAAAAATCTGAGGTGAACGTGTTGGGTTACCAGCCTCAGCTTGTGGCTAGACAATTCGGCCTATGTCAAATCGTTCCTATCCCTCTTTTCTCAAAAAAGGATGCCATTTGCAACGAAGGGTTTTGCGACAAAGATGTCGACTCTTTTTATGAAGCCCTCAACTATTATGACAAAAAGACGTCTGCTCTTCGTCTTGAACCTCTGTCTTTCGAACCATCCTTTTATTGCACTAAAGAATTTGAAGTTTGGTGGTCGACCTACTACAAGTCTATTCAGACCACCTTAGGAGTTTGTATTGGAAAGATGACTGAAGCTCTTCAATCTGTGCAGAAAAAGGCTACAAAGAAAACTCGAG CCGAACCAATACCCAAGGTTCCATGTAAGGAAGACGAAGGTTCCGACAATTCAACAGGCATTCCAGTTCAACAAAAGAACGTCCCTAAG GCTCGAAAGAGAGGTTCTCAAAGCTCGACTTCGGATGCTcgaaagaaaataagaatttcGTCCGAAAAGGACGACTCAGAAAGAACTTTG GTAGACCCAATTCCTGAAGACGAGAACATTTCTTCCAAGACTGTCGATCCAGATGAAGCTGCACAAGACAATGCTAACTCTAAAGCCTCGGACATTAACGAAGAGAATCCACCGATCTCTTCTGCAAAGAAACGTGCCGGGGCTGAGCCGAATCAAGAGGAGCAACAAGCAGAAACTGACCAAGAAGATTCTGGCTCCTCTCAAAGCGAAAGTTCGGGAGCTTCTTCTCCGACCAAAACTCAGCAAGAACAA GACAATTCCTCGCAACCAAAGCCCCCTCCTCAAGTAATCCATTTGTCTTCGAACTCTTCTGATTCCAGTTCTTCTGACTGCCAAAGTCTTGATGACTTTTTAAACTTTCAACCATTACGAATTCAATATCCTTCTGGTCGAATAGTTAGTTATGTTTCATCTGACAATGAGTCCTTTACGCAGGACCTTGGTGCTTCGGCCGAAAAGTCAGATACTGATGAAGACCGTCAGCCTATCCCTTCACCCATTGCCAAAGTTTCGAAGACCCAAGAAAAAGCCCTTGAGGTTTCGAGCCCTGTTGCTGGCAAGAAATCTCCTCAGTCCATTCCTATCGAAGACTTTGACGCTCTTGCTATGGATGACCCAGTATTAGCCCTTGAGCAACTCATCAGCGGTCAAGTCTCTCTTAGCACCAGTCGAAGCCAAGAATCATCTATGCAAAACGAAGGCACAAGCACTCTGAACACTGCCACCACCATGATCAACAAGCTGCGATCTCTTACGTTTGAGCAAGATCTATTCTCTGCCCTCAACTCGAATCCTAACTTAGGCCGAGAAATTAAGCAACTTATCGCTGACCTTGGCAATGAGGACCTCACTGATCAACAAGAAAAGGGCATTCAAGAATTACAAGAGTTTCTTGACGAATCACTCTCGACCCTTGATCAAGCCAAACTTGTCGGTCAAGACTTAGCCTCCAAATTCACTGAGTGCACACAAGCAGCTGAATCATTCGACCAAGCTAAAACCGAAGTGGATTCCATCAAATTACTCGAAGAAGCTGACTCGATGCAACTGAATGAAATTTTGAAACAGATTGCCGAACTTCAACAACAGGAAAAATCCCTCAAAGCCAATCTGGCCAAGTTCAAGAAACAAAAAACCGAAGTTGCTGCCAAGGCCATTTCTCACGTGAAAGACAAGAATCGGCTTGAAGGCGAAATTTCTGAGCTTCAAAACAAGAAGGCGAAGGTTGACAAGCGACTTAAGAAACTCAAGGGTCGATATGCTCCCATGAAAGCCACTCCACCATTTTAG